Proteins from a genomic interval of Stigmatella erecta:
- a CDS encoding DUF481 domain-containing protein, with translation MLTAFLIATSLQSQVPPASAPPPPAPAPAAAAERAAAAAESAATAAQEAAKASERMATAVEKLTEALAHPTAAPAAALPEAPKKGDAPVVEDPWTGAVGLGLISLSGNASTLTFNGLATAQRKTRDWIYAVRAQAVYGRSRLPATETEPERAQVVALGASLQIRGDRRFTEVVSGYLLAGAETDHIKSVELRGLGEAGTGILWWDEKSADGRESFLRTDLAFRFLRETRFQYYPIREDLPDVDLGGPRLGVALRYGISKDVIFTEEAEAVPNVLGDARVLVNSQSKLTARLTEALALSTSFLVQYDSAPAVGKVSTDTALSVSIEVGF, from the coding sequence ATGCTGACCGCCTTCCTCATTGCCACGTCCCTCCAGTCCCAGGTTCCCCCCGCTTCCGCCCCGCCCCCCCCGGCGCCCGCGCCAGCCGCCGCCGCCGAGCGCGCCGCCGCCGCCGCGGAGAGCGCCGCCACCGCGGCCCAGGAGGCCGCCAAGGCCAGCGAGCGCATGGCCACCGCCGTGGAGAAGCTGACCGAGGCCCTGGCCCATCCCACCGCGGCTCCCGCCGCGGCCCTGCCCGAGGCCCCGAAGAAGGGGGATGCGCCGGTGGTGGAGGACCCGTGGACGGGGGCGGTGGGCCTGGGCCTCATCTCCCTGTCGGGCAATGCCTCCACGCTGACGTTCAACGGGCTGGCTACCGCGCAGCGCAAGACGCGCGATTGGATCTACGCCGTCCGGGCGCAGGCGGTGTACGGCCGCAGCCGCCTGCCGGCCACGGAGACGGAGCCCGAGCGCGCCCAGGTGGTGGCGCTGGGCGCGTCGCTGCAGATCCGCGGGGACCGCCGCTTCACCGAGGTGGTGAGCGGCTACCTGCTGGCGGGCGCCGAGACCGACCACATCAAGAGCGTGGAGCTGCGAGGCCTGGGCGAGGCTGGTACCGGCATCCTCTGGTGGGACGAGAAGAGCGCCGACGGCCGGGAGTCCTTCCTGCGCACGGACCTGGCGTTCCGCTTCCTGCGCGAGACGCGCTTCCAGTACTACCCCATCCGGGAGGACCTGCCCGATGTGGACCTGGGCGGCCCCCGGCTGGGCGTGGCGCTGCGCTACGGCATCTCCAAGGACGTCATCTTCACCGAGGAGGCCGAAGCGGTGCCCAACGTGCTCGGCGATGCGCGCGTGCTCGTCAACAGCCAGTCGAAGCTCACGGCGCGGCTGACCGAGGCGCTGGCGCTCTCCACCAGCTTCCTCGTCCAGTACGACAGCGCGCCCGCGGTGGGCAAGGTGTCCACCGACACCGCGCTCTCGGTCAGCATCGAGGTGGGGTTCTAG
- a CDS encoding cytochrome C oxidase subunit IV family protein, giving the protein MAIVNETHTEHRNMQEHHGTARYWIVYGALLAFTLLTVITGRMHLPTFGLLLALVIATVKGTLVLLFFMHLIDHKGANRLVMGVSLLFVILMIAAPMADFATRFRGSNPPGSHVSDLKDLNFPEAQGDAIHGGSHDLKNPSTHP; this is encoded by the coding sequence ATGGCCATCGTCAACGAGACCCACACGGAGCACCGCAACATGCAGGAGCACCACGGCACGGCCCGGTACTGGATCGTCTACGGCGCGCTCCTGGCCTTCACGCTCCTCACGGTGATTACCGGCCGCATGCACCTGCCCACCTTCGGGCTGCTGCTGGCGCTCGTCATCGCCACGGTGAAGGGCACCCTGGTGCTGCTGTTCTTCATGCACCTCATCGACCACAAGGGCGCCAACCGCCTGGTCATGGGCGTGTCGCTGCTCTTCGTGATTCTGATGATCGCCGCCCCCATGGCGGACTTCGCCACGCGCTTCCGCGGTTCGAATCCTCCCGGCTCGCACGTGAGCGACCTGAAGGATCTCAACTTCCCGGAGGCCCAGGGCGATGCGATCCACGGCGGCTCGCACGACCTGAAGAACCCGTCCACGCACCCGTAG
- a CDS encoding cytochrome c oxidase subunit 3 family protein: MSSAPAAHGAAPGPKFAEHFASLEVQNHAARLGMWLFLSTEILLFAGLFVCYACYRFLYPEAFAQASRHLDLTLGTVNTLVLITSSLTAALAVHYAKEAKNNLVAVMVGLTLLMAVGFLVIKGFEYSHKFHEGTLPGKHYHFAGLQLPGAPMYFTIYFLTTGLHALHVTIGMGVLGWMGLRALTQKSFGPNNYTGMELASMYWHLVDLVWIFLFPMLYLV; encoded by the coding sequence ATGTCTAGCGCTCCGGCCGCCCACGGCGCGGCGCCCGGCCCGAAGTTCGCAGAGCATTTCGCGTCCCTGGAGGTGCAGAACCACGCCGCCCGGCTGGGCATGTGGCTGTTCCTCTCGACGGAAATCCTCCTCTTCGCGGGCTTGTTCGTCTGCTACGCCTGCTACCGCTTCCTGTACCCGGAGGCGTTCGCCCAGGCGAGCCGCCACCTGGACCTGACGCTGGGCACCGTGAACACGCTGGTGCTCATCACCTCCTCGCTGACGGCGGCGCTCGCCGTGCACTACGCGAAGGAGGCGAAGAACAACCTGGTGGCGGTGATGGTGGGGCTCACCCTGCTGATGGCGGTGGGCTTCCTCGTCATCAAGGGCTTCGAGTACTCGCACAAGTTCCACGAGGGCACGCTGCCCGGCAAGCACTACCACTTCGCGGGGCTCCAGCTGCCGGGGGCGCCCATGTACTTCACCATCTACTTCCTCACCACGGGCCTGCACGCGCTGCACGTCACCATCGGCATGGGCGTGCTGGGATGGATGGGGCTCCGGGCCCTCACCCAGAAGAGCTTCGGCCCCAACAACTACACGGGCATGGAGCTCGCCAGCATGTACTGGCACCTGGTGGACCTGGTGTGGATCTTCCTCTTCCCGATGCTGTATCTCGTCTAG